A section of the Felis catus isolate Fca126 chromosome B2, F.catus_Fca126_mat1.0, whole genome shotgun sequence genome encodes:
- the SMIM13 gene encoding small integral membrane protein 13, with amino-acid sequence MWHNVGLTLLVFVVTLLIVLLLMVCGWYFVWHLFLSKFKFLRELVGDTGSQEGDHEPSGSETEEDTSSSSHRIRSARQRRAPADEGH; translated from the exons ATGTGGCACAACGTCGGGCTGACCCTGCTGGTGTTCGTGGTCACGCTGCTGATCGTCCTGCTGCTGATGGTGTGCG GTTGGTATTTTGTATGGCATCTTTTTCTATCGAAATTCAAGTTTCTGCGGGAACTggtgggagacacaggatctcAGGAGGGAGATCATGAGCCATCAGGCTCTGAAACAGAAGAAGACACTTCGTCATCCTCACACAGGATCAGATCTGCTCGCCAAAGGAGGGCACCTGCTGATGAAGGCCACTGA